One part of the Olleya sp. YS genome encodes these proteins:
- a CDS encoding oligosaccharide flippase family protein, with amino-acid sequence MKSIKNSIYATLDVVFAPFFLVIATPIFISQIGIEKYGLWILVNSVLASLSIFNFGINETIIKYISESKSKNDNLFQSKVFSSVILFLVLLSVIILGAIYLVFFSNYFLNFFKVTEIIKILLFAFPLFFIKQIEQALFALHKSHEDFKHLAKQSFISKALLYLSQIIAVFVFKDVKSVFMISVIVAGLYLLYQFYELTHKYESVFVRKNASVSVFKGILGYGKWAWFSSTILIFSAHIDKWIVSSLLGLKIFAYYSIGVSVLNQLKTIHTASISWVFPKISGNQLSVSERANLHFKLTVFVSVLGLMVSFFLVKTDFLFKLWLGDFTFQNSKLYLHTFLYLLPIWLMSAASFYYLQGLAIVKKKFFADSLVLILKIVVTFVALLKLDIERWPILFFIPMLVEVILFSSIVNKHSKLKMTHLNLFIVFNFLILFLRYKGIL; translated from the coding sequence TTGAAATCAATAAAAAATAGTATTTACGCAACTCTAGACGTTGTGTTTGCGCCTTTCTTTTTAGTAATAGCAACACCTATATTTATTTCTCAAATTGGAATAGAAAAGTATGGGCTTTGGATTCTTGTAAATAGTGTACTTGCATCACTTTCCATATTTAACTTTGGTATTAATGAAACGATTATAAAGTACATTTCTGAAAGCAAATCTAAAAACGATAATTTATTCCAAAGCAAAGTCTTTAGTTCGGTAATTTTATTTCTTGTTTTGCTATCCGTAATTATATTAGGGGCTATTTATTTAGTTTTTTTTAGCAATTATTTTTTAAATTTTTTTAAGGTCACCGAAATTATTAAAATCTTACTTTTCGCCTTTCCGTTATTTTTTATAAAGCAAATAGAGCAAGCTTTGTTTGCTTTACATAAATCGCATGAAGATTTTAAGCATCTAGCCAAACAGTCCTTTATATCTAAAGCGCTTCTTTATTTATCTCAAATAATTGCAGTTTTTGTTTTTAAAGATGTTAAAAGTGTTTTTATGATTTCTGTTATTGTAGCAGGATTGTATCTGTTATACCAGTTTTATGAATTAACCCATAAATATGAGTCCGTATTTGTCAGAAAAAATGCAAGTGTTTCCGTTTTTAAAGGAATTTTGGGTTACGGTAAATGGGCTTGGTTTTCTAGTACCATATTAATCTTTAGCGCACACATTGATAAATGGATTGTAAGCTCTTTATTAGGTCTTAAAATTTTTGCTTACTACTCTATTGGAGTTTCAGTTTTAAATCAGCTAAAAACCATACATACAGCTTCAATATCATGGGTCTTTCCTAAAATATCAGGAAATCAATTATCTGTAAGCGAAAGAGCTAATTTACATTTTAAACTTACAGTTTTTGTTAGTGTTTTGGGTTTGATGGTCAGCTTTTTTTTAGTAAAAACGGACTTTCTATTTAAGCTTTGGTTAGGAGATTTTACATTTCAAAACAGTAAATTATACTTACATACATTTTTATATCTATTACCTATTTGGTTAATGTCTGCAGCATCATTTTACTATTTACAAGGATTAGCCATAGTTAAGAAAAAGTTTTTTGCAGATTCATTGGTATTAATACTTAAAATAGTAGTGACATTTGTAGCTTTGCTGAAATTGGATATCGAAAGATGGCCTATATTGTTTTTTATTCCAATGTTGGTAGAAGTAATTCTTTTTTCAAGTATTGTTAACAAACACAGTAAGTTGAAAATGACGCATTTAAATTTATTTATAGTGTTTAATTTTTTAATATTGTTTTTAAGATATAAGGGCATTCTATAA